The Corvus moneduloides isolate bCorMon1 chromosome 1, bCorMon1.pri, whole genome shotgun sequence nucleotide sequence AGCGGAATTCCAGGAGAGCCccaagccccttccagggccttttccagaggtttttccagcacagctggagagggCCTTGGCATAaaggctgcaggggcaggagccagggaatggcttccccaTGGAATTTCGGGACCTTGGGAAGCCATTCCCGCCCGCCAGCGGATTCCCAGAGGATCCCTGGAACAATCCCGGCACAGCGGGAGCcgcccctgcccatggaacgGGATGGGAATGACACCTGGCACCTCTGGAATTCCCGTGCCCCAATTCCATCGTCGCTGCCCCGGGCAGGGAATTCCAGCAAAATCCCAACTGCGGCTCCTCAAGGGTTAATTCCTCCCTCCTGCCGCAGGAGCAGCGGGAATGGGAAGGGGCCGCGATTAATCCCAATTCCCAGCCGGAATTCCCAGcgggaatggggggggggggggggggggggggggggggggcacagagATGGGGAGAACGCCAGCGGTGCCACCCCGCGATTGGAATTCCCGGCAGGGAAAATCCTCCGGGAATCCTCAGGGAGCCCGGGATGGGATCAAGCGGGACACCGGGAATGTCGTGGGGAGCGAATTCCCTCGGTTCCGGCGGGGAGAATTCCAGAGGGATCCCAGAGATCCCCGCCCCCGGCTGATCCGCCGGGACACAGGACCGGGATAAGGGAATTTCTCGGGAGAACAGGTTGGGGTGGGGGGACGAAAGGAAAACCGGGAAAGAAGCGGCGAAATTTCCCGGGAATGTCGTGGGGAGCGAATTCCCTCGGCTCCAGGCGGTCCCGGTTGGGGGAAGGGGTGAAAATTCCAGAGGGATCCCTGAGATTCTCCCCCCCGTGGGACACACAGGACCGGGATAAGGGAATTTCTCGGGAGAACAGgttggaaaggaaaggaaaaccgGGAAAGAAGCGGCGAATTGGCCCGGGGAATGCGGCGAAGGGGTTAAAGCCGAGCCTGGAGGGTGAGCTCAGGTAGGCCGGGCCTGGGGCTCCCCTTTCCAAAGGCTCCTTTTCCAAGGAGCCGGGCGCGGAGGAGGGGCCGGGCCGCCCATCCCCGCCGCTATAAAAAGCCCCGCAATTCCAGCGGCGGCTCCCGGAGGACGCGCACGTgcgccgggagcggcggcggcgagcCCGAAAACCGGGAATTAAACCCCCCCGCAAGCGCCGGGATAAAAAAAACCGGGATCAAAACCCGCGATAGAAGCGGGATAAAAACCCCCGAAAAGCGGGAGAAAAGCGGGAGAAAAGCGGGAGAAAAGCGGGAGAAAAGCCCTCCCCAAGAACCGGGCTAAAACCACCGCGGTCAAAGCCCCAGAGCCCCGCAGCGCAGCCCAGAGAGCCATGAGCGCCCGGAGCAGCTGAGCATTCCCGCGGCATtcccgtttttttttttccccaagcatGTCCTTCGCCATGCTGCGCCCGGCTCCCAGCCGCTTCCTGTACCCCGACATCAGCGCGCTGTCGGAGGACGAGGAGAACAGCGAGAGCTCGGGCTCGGAGGAGAAGCCGTTCCACGTGGATGCCGAAGGCTTCGCGATGAAGGGAGGCAAGCGGCGCAGCGGTGGCAACAAGAGCCGCGGGAGGCTGGCCCGGGAGCCCCGGCAGCGGCACACGGCGAACGCCCGGGAGCGCGACCGCACCAACTCGGTGAACACGGCGTTCACGGCGCTGCGCACCCTCATCCCCACCGAGCCGGCCGACAGGAAACTGTCCAAGATCGAGACGCTGCGCTTGGCTTCCAGCTACATTTCCCACCTCgggaatgtgctgctgctgggagaaggtggtggtggtggtggaggtggtggtggtggaggtgCGGGGCAGCCGTGCCACGGGACTGGTGCGGGGTTTTACCCCGGAGCCGCGTCCCCGCCGCCCGGCCGGGAGCCCGAGGGGTCGCAGCCCAGACAGATCTGCACCTTCTGCCTCAGCAACCAGAGGAAGCTGGTGAGGGATGAAGGAAGGGGGGGGGAtgaggtgggaatggggtgggaatggggagtggggtgagggaagggatcctggagggaagggggagaggggtgaggggagggagctgggaatgagatgggaatggggagtGAGGTGAGAGAAGGGATCCTGGAGGGAGTGGGGAGAGGGGTGAGGGAAGAGATCCTGGAGGGAATGGGGAGAGGGATGAGGGAAGGGATCCTGGAGGGAATGGGGAGTGAGGTGAAGGGGATGACTCGGGAATGAGCCGGGAATGGGGAGAGGGATGAGGGAAGGGATCCTGTAGGGAATGGGGAGAGGGATGAGGGGAATGAGCCGGGAATGGGGAGAGGGATGAGGGGAATGAGCCGGGAATGGGGAGTGAGGTGAGGGAAGAGATCCTGGAGGGAATGGGGAGAGGGGTGAGGGAAGAGATCCTGGAGGGAATGGGGAGAGGGATGAGGGAAGGGATCCTGGAGGGAATGGGGAGTGAGGTGAAGGAGATGACTCGGGAATGAGCCGGGAATGGGGAGTGAGGTGAGGGAAGGGATCCTGGAGGGAATGGGGAGAGGGAACGGATCCTGTAGGGAATGGGGAGCCCGGGAGCCGGGAATGAATCCCGTGGGGAATGGGGAGTGGGAGCCGGGAATGAATCCCGTCGGGAATGAGGACCCGGGAGCCGGGAATGAATCCCGTGGGGAATGGGGAGTGGGAGCCGGGAATGAATCCCGTCGGGAATGAGGACCCGGGAGCCGGGAATGAATCCCGTGGGGAATGGGGAGAGGGATGCGGGAAGGGATCCCGTCGGGAATGGGGACCTCGGAGCTGTGAGTGAATCCCGTCGGGAATGGGGAGTCTGGGAGCCGGGAATGAATCCCGTGGGGAATGGGGAGTGGGAGCCGGGAATGAATCCCGTCGGGAATGAGGACCCGGGAGCCGGGAATGAATCCCGTGGGGAATGGGGAGAGGGATGCGGGAAGGGATCCCGTCGGGAATGGGGACCTCGGAGCTGTGAGTGAATCCCGTCGGGAATGGGGAGTCTGGGAGCCGGGAATGAATCCCGTcgggaatggggaatgggatgCAGGAATGAATCCCGTcgggaatggggaatgggagcCGGGAATGCCgctgggatggagggaatgGCGTTGCCGGGATTGGGGCTGGGAATGCCGAGTTCCCGTGCGGagcttcccaaaaaaaaaaaaagcagcgATTCCCGGGTTTATCCCGGTGTTTCCCCACTCCGAGGGGCAGCGGGATGCGGGGAATTGCGCGCCGGGATGCGGGAATGCCGCGGGGGGGATGCGGGATTcgggctgggatggagggaatgGCGTTCCCGGGATGCGGGATTCGGGTTGGGAATGCCGAGTTGCCGTGCGGGGATTCCCGGAAAAGCGGCGATTCCCGGCTTTATCCAGGTGAAAATTCCCGTCGGCGCACTCCGAGGGGCAGCGGGAGGCAGGGAATTGTGTCCCGGCGAGCCGGGAATGCCGCGGGGATGCGCGGAGTTGGATCCCGGGATGCGGGATCCGCGCTGGGAATGGCGAGCTCCCagattcccaaaaaaaaaaaaaacctcccccaAAAAAGCGGGTTTATGGCAGAGTTTGTCCGCTCCGAGGGGCAGCGGGATCGCCGGGaggaaatccatggaaaatccATGGGAAATCCATGGAAATCCATGGGAAATCCAGGGGGAAGCGTctggagctgcttccagagGCACAGGGAAAGGGACGGGAAGAGCTTTGGGAACGCCGGGGAGCGGATCTGGGATCAGTGATCCGGGATCTGGGATCTGGGACCctggatttgggatctgggatcaGCGATCCGGGATCAGtgatctgggatttgggatttgagatcagggatttgggatctgggatcagcgatctgggatttgggatcagagatccgggatttgggatccgggatttgggatctgggatcaGGATAGCgcagccacagctcccagaaTCCtgatcccagtgctcccagtgccccatACTGGGGCTCCCAGTACCCTaatcccagtgctcccagtccctgaGTGCTGGTGATCCCGGtgatcccagtgctcccagtcccagtgctcccagtccctgaGTGCCGATGATCCCGGtgatcccagtgctcccagtcccagtgctcccagtccctgaGTGCCGGtgatcccagtgctcccagtccctgaGTGCCAAtgatcccagtgctcccagtcccagtgctcccagtccctcaGTGCCGGAGCTCCCaatgctcccagtgctcccagtccctgaGGGCCGAtgatcccagtgctcccagtgctcccagtcccagtgctcccagtccctgaGTGCCggtgctcccagtgcttccagTCCCCAACCCCAGCGCTCCCAGTTCCCaaccccagtgctcccagttcccccagtgCCGGAGCTCCCAGTCCCTcaatcccagtgctcccagtccctcgatcccagcgctcccagtccCTTgatcccagcactcccagttcccccagtgCCGGAGCTCCCAAGGACACTGGGAGCCGCCCTGGCcatcccagttctcccagttcccccagtgCTGCAATTCCCTGGATTTCGGGTCTCCCTCCGGCTCCGTTCGGGGCAGGTGGAGCAGGGAAAATCCCGCGGGAATCCCTCGGGAATTCcgagggcaggagggaaggatcgggatcgggatcgggattgggatcgggatcaggatTGCGATTGGGATcaggattgggattgggatcgggatcgggatcaggattgggatcgggatcaggatCGGGATCAGGGTCGGGATcaggattgggattgggatcaggatcgggatcgggatcgggatcgcCCTGGCACAACCCAGCCCTGCTGATCCCAACAAAGCCGAAGGGGATGGAAAAGTCCTCGGGAAGGATTTCGGAGCGGGAACGGCCCAAATCCCGGGAATGGCCCTGCCCAGGCCGCTGGGAagaggtgggaatgggatcccaGCTCATTCCAGCCGGGATCGGCGCCCCGGGACCTGGGATCCGAGGTTtgggaatcctggaatgctgCGGCTGGGGAGGGACCCTAAAACTGATCCCTAAAACGGATCCCTAAAACTGATCCCATCGCAGCATTCCCAGGGATTTTTCCAGGCCCCGGAGTGCTGCCCTTCCCCTATCCCGGGATattcccagggctgggattcTCCGGGAATTCCATCCCTGAGCCTCAGCATCCCCACAGGGAAGGATCCCTCCTTCCCGATATCCCGTGGAAGCCATTCCTGGAATAGGGGGAGGCAGAGAAAAGGGGGAATCCAGGGAAATCGATCCCAATAAATCCCCGTCTTTAATTTGGGATCAATCCCAGTAACTCCCATCCTAAATTCAGGATCAATCCCAATAATTCTCATCCTTAACTCAGGATCAACCCCAGTAAATTCCCCTCCTTAATTTGGGATCAACCCCAGTAATCCCCGCCCTTAATTCGGGATCAATCCCAATAATTCCCATCCTTAATTTGGGATCAATCCCTATAAAATCCCATCACAAATTCTGAACCAATCCCAATAAATTCCCATCCTTAATTCCGGATCAATCCCTATAAATTCCCATCCTTAATTTGGGATCAATCCCAGTAATTCCCATTCTCAATCTCACAATTCCCATAAATTCCCAGAGTCAATTCTGGATCAACCCCAGTAATTCCCATCCTTAATTTGAGATCAATCCCAGTAATTCCCATCCTTAATTTGGGATCAATCCCAGTAATTCCCATTCTCAATCTCACAATTCCCATAAAATCCCAAAGTCATATCTGGATCAATCCCTATAAATTCCCATCCTTAACTCAGGATCAATCCCAATAATTCCCATCCTTAATTCGGGATTAATCCCAATAATTCCCATCATTAACTCAGGATCAATCCCAATAACTCCCCATCCTTAATTTGGGATCAATCCCAATAATTCCCATCATTAACTCAGGATCAATTCCTATCAATCCCATTGTCAATTTTCCATCAATCCCAATCATTTCCATCACCAATTCTGGATCAATCCCAATAATCCCCATCCTTAACTGTCCATCAATCCCAATAATTCCCATCAGCGGGGCTGGAATTGGGGCTGGAATTGGAATCAGGGCTGGAATTGGGGCCGGAATTGGGACTGGAATTTGGGCTGGAACTGGAATTAGAGCTGGATTTAGGGCTGGAATCGGCGCTGGAATCAGGGGCGGAATTGGGGCTGGAATTGGAATTGGGGCTGGAATCCAGGCTGGAATTAGGGCTGGAATTGGAATTAGCATTGGATTTAGGGCTGGAATTGGGGCTGGAATTGGGGCTGGAATTTAGGCTGGAATTAAGGCCAGAATTGGAATCAGGGCTGGAATTGGGGCCGGATTTAGGGCTGGAATCCGGGCTGGAATCAGGGGTGGAATTGGGGCTGGAATCAGGGCCGGAATTGGAATCAGGGCCGGATTTAGGGCTGGAATTGGGGCCAGATTTAGGGCTGGAATTGGGGCTGGAATCGGGGCCGGAATTGGCGGTGGAATTGGAATCAGGGCTGGAATCGGGGCTGGAATGGGGGCTGGAATTGGAATCAGGACCAGATTTAGGGCCAGAATTAGGGCTGGAATTAGTGCCGGAATTGGGGCTGGAATTGGGGGTGGAATCAGGGCCGGAACTGGAACCCAGGCCGGATTTAGGGCTGGAATTGGAATTAGGGCAAGATTTAGGGCTGGAATTAGAACTGGATTTAGGGCTGGAATTGGGGCTGGAATTAGAACTGGATTTAGGGCTGGAATTGGGGCTGGAATCAGGGCCGGATTTAGGGCTGGAATCGGGACTGGAGTTGGGGCTGGAATTAGGGCCAGAATTGGAATCAGGGCTGGATCTAGGGCCGGAATTGGGGCCGGAATTTGGGCTGGAATTGGGGCTGGATTTAGGGCTGGAATCGGGGCTGGAATTAGTGCCGGAATTGGAATCAGGGCTGGAATCGGGGCTGGAATCCGGGCTGGAATTGGGGCTGGAATTGGAACTGGGGCTGGAATTGGAGCCGAGCCGGAATTGGAATTGGAGCAGGAATTGGGGCCGGATTTAAGGCTGGAATTGGGGCTGGAATTAGGGCCAGAATCGGAATTGGGGCTGGAATTGGGTCTGGAATCGGGGCCGGAATTGGAATTGGGGCCGGAATCGGAGATGGAATCAGGCCCTGAATGAGGGCTGGAATTGGGGCCGAATTTAGGGCTGGAATCGGGGCCGGAATTGGAGCCGGAATTGGAGCTGGAATCAGGGCTGGAATTAGTGCCAGAATTGGAATTAGGGCCGGATTTAGGGCTGGAATTGGGGCCGGAATAGGGGCTGGAATTAGGGCCAGAATTGGGGCTGGAATCGGGGCCGGAATTGGGGCTGGAATCCGGGCTGGAATCAGGGCTGGAATTGGAACTGAGGCTGGAATTGGAGCCGGAATTGGAATTGGAGCAGGAATCGGGGCTGGAATTAGGGCCAGAATCGGAATCAGGGCTGGAATTGGGGCTGGAATTTGGTCTGGAATCGGGGCCGGAACTGGAATTGGGGCCGGAATCGGGGATGGAATTGGGGCCTGAATTAGGGCTGGAATTGGGGCCGAATTTAGGGCTGGAATTGGGGCCGGAATTGGAGCCGGAATTGGGCCTGGAATCAGGGCTGGAATTAGTGCCAGAATTGGAATTAGGGCCGGATTTAGGGCTGGAATTGGGGCCGGAATAGGGGCTGGAATTAGGGCCAGAATTGGGGCTGGAATTGGGGCTGGAATTGGAATCAGGGCTGGAATTAGGGCTGGAATTGGGACTGGAATTGGAATCAGGGCTGGAATCGCGGCTGGAGCAGCCGCTCCCGAGCCGTGCAGTCATTTTTCGGGATGGATTCCCATGGGATTGGGGTTTATGGGGCGTTAAAGGAATCCAATCCCACTCTTTGATCCCGAGGGTGTCGGACAAGGCCAAGGAAATGAGATCCATCCCCTCCGGAGCCGGAAATCCTCTTCCCATCCCAAAGATCCCGAAAATCCTTCCTAAAATCCTCCTCCCATTCCAAAGATCCCGAAAATCCTCCCTAAAAtcctcctcccatcccaaaaatccctaaaaatcCTCCCTAAAAtcctcctcccatcccaaaaatccctaaaaattCTCCCTAAAATCCTCTTCCCATCCCAAAAATCCCGAAAATCCTCCCTAAAATCTTCCCATTCCAAAGATGCCAAAAATCCTCCCCAAAACGCTTCTCCTGCCTGGaaaatcccaaaaattcccaaagcgGCGGCTCCAGGGGGGTTGATCCCGGAAGCGCCAGGAGAGGGGCCCCGGTGTTCCCGACATCCCAGCCCGGGGGAGCCGGGATCTGCTCAGATCCCAAAACTTCCCGATCCAAGGCAGGAAATGGGGATCTGGGAACGAAGGGATTCCCGGATCCCGACGGCGCCGCGTCCCTTCCCAAGGGAATTCCGGGTTGGAATTCCGGGAGCCAGCGGAGTCCTGGGGTCCGGAGAGGTTTTCCCGGGATGAGGGAGAGGCCGaggcagggaaatgggaaaggTGGGAGCAACCCTGGGGTCTCCAGATCGCCGGGATCCTTGGGATCCTTGGGATCCTTGGGATCCTCGGGATCCCAGCCCCTTGCagggggaaggcagggatggggagcggAGCCGGGTCTGGAGGGAGATCAGGATCTGGAGGGGGATCAGGATCTGGAGGGGGATCGGGATCCGGAGGGGATCGGGATCTGAAGGGGATTGGGATCCGGAGGGGGATTGGGATCTGGAGGGGATCGGGATCCAGAGGGGGATCGGAATCCGGAGGGGATCGGAATCCGGAGGGGATCGGGATCCGGAAGGCGATTGGGATCCGGAGGGGATCGGGATGTGGAGGGGAATTGGGATCCAGAGGGGGATCGGAATCCGGAGGGGATCGGGATCCGGAGGGGGATTGGAATCCGGAGGGGATCGGGATCCGGAGGGGGATTGGAATCCGGAGGGGATCGGGATCTGGAGAGGGATCGGAATCCGGAGGGGATCGGGATCCGGAGGGGGATCGGGATCCGGAGGGGATCGGGATCCAGAGGGGGATCGGGATAAAGGAATTCCCCTCTGGAATCCCCTCGGGATCCAGAGGCAATTGGGATATGGAAGAATATTGGGATCCAGAGGGGACTGGGATCCAGAGGGAATTGGGATAGAGAAGATTTGGGATCCGGAGGGGCATTGGGATATGAAAAGTTCTTGGGATCCGGGGGAGATCCGGGATCCAGGGGGGGATTGGGATCTGGAAGAATATCGGGATCCAGAGGGGAACTGGGATAGAAAGGGAATCGGGATCCAGGGAGGAACTGGGATCCAGGGAGGAATCAGGATCCAGAGGGGGGATTTGGATGCAGAGGGAATCAGGATCCACAGGGATTCGGGATCCAGATGGAATTGGGATAAGGCAATTCCCCTATGGAATCCCCGACGATCCAGAGGGAATCGGGATCCAGAGGGGGATTGGGACCCAGAAGGGAATCGGGATAAAGCAATTCCCCTATGGAATCCCCAAGGATCCAGAGGGGGATCAGGGTCtggaggggatttgggatccaggGGGAACTGGGATCCAGGGAGGATTCGGGATCCAGGGAGAATTTGGGAaccagagggatttgggatccagaGGGGAACTGGGatccagagggatttgggatccagaGGGGGATTGGGATCCAGAGGGGGGATTTGGATCCAGAGGGGGATTGGGATATGGAAGAATATCGGGATCCAGAGGGGAACTGGGATAGAAAGGGAATCGGGATCCAGAGGGATATCAGGATCCAGAGGCGATCGGGATCCAGAGGGAGGATTTGGATCCAGAGGGAACTGGGATCCAGAGGGGGATTGGGATAAAGCAATTCCCCTACGGAATCCTCGCAGATCCAGAGGAAATTGGGATTCAGAGGGGGATCAGGGTCTGGAGAGGATTTGGGATCCAAGGGGGAACTGGGAtccaggggggatttgggatccagaGGGGATCCGGGATCCAGGGAGGAATTGGGATCCAGAGGGAATCGGGTTCCAGAGGGAATCGGGATCCAGAAGGGAATTGGGATAAAGCAATTCCCCTATGGAATCCCCGAGGATCCAGAGGAAATTGGGATCCAGAGGGAGAGCAGGGTCtggaggggatttgggatccagaGGGGATTCAGGATCCAGAAGGGATTTGAGAtccaggggggatttgggatccagaGGGAACTGGGATCcagaggggatttgggatccagaggggatttgggatgggatcagagggatttgggatgggatcagggattCGGGATGGGatccagagggatttgggatgggatcagggatttgggaagggatcagggatttgggatgggatccagagggatttgggatgggatcagagggatttgggatcgaggggggatttgggatgggatcagagtgatttgggatgggagcagagatttgggatgggatcagggatttgggatgggatccagagggatttgggatgggatccaggggggatttgggatgggatcagagggatttgggatccaggggggatttgggatgggatcagattgatttgggatgggagcagagatTTGGGATTGgatcagggatttgggatgggatccagagggatttgggatccaggggggatttgggatgggatcagagggatttgggatgggatcagattgatttgggatgggagcagagatTTGGGATTGgatcagggatttgggatgggatcagaGGGATTTGGTCCCTC carries:
- the SCX gene encoding basic helix-loop-helix transcription factor scleraxis translates to MSFAMLRPAPSRFLYPDISALSEDEENSESSGSEEKPFHVDAEGFAMKGGKRRSGGNKSRGRLAREPRQRHTANARERDRTNSVNTAFTALRTLIPTEPADRKLSKIETLRLASSYISHLGNVLLLGEGGGGGGGGGGGGAGQPCHGTGAGFYPGAASPPPGREPEGSQPRQICTFCLSNQRKLSKDRDRKTGQLRS